A region of Hydrogenimonas cancrithermarum DNA encodes the following proteins:
- a CDS encoding DUF234 domain-containing protein, with translation MIEYYAVFGGLEKHVSLNFSDTLHQSIRSNILDRYHFLKRKILPPASHENESRRMLRAVAVSDGKTINVFRRARLARAEGMATYQSLRQIGMLHKELSREKPSTVTPGRKKRKEERRYVVQAKIKFTHPFYRFWYTFVEPHAAEIEQGEFDLFFESLEISFDRYVSFTFEELSNALIKQTFEKMDPVSEKGTYWDRHNEFDLLAKTEANRMIIGECKWKGHKICKSLVSKLKSKCEKSGLAPDYFALFSKSGFSKELKSSNDPSLLCFDLSDFERLLA, from the coding sequence TTGATCGAATATTATGCCGTTTTCGGCGGCCTTGAAAAACATGTATCGCTCAATTTCAGCGATACACTGCACCAATCGATCCGATCCAACATCCTCGATCGCTACCACTTTTTGAAGAGAAAAATCCTTCCCCCGGCGAGCCATGAAAACGAAAGCCGCAGGATGCTTCGTGCCGTTGCCGTCTCGGACGGTAAAACGATCAATGTTTTCAGACGTGCCCGCTTGGCGAGAGCGGAGGGGATGGCGACCTATCAATCGCTTCGACAGATCGGAATGCTTCACAAAGAGCTCTCGAGAGAAAAACCTTCCACCGTAACGCCGGGCCGGAAAAAGAGAAAAGAGGAGCGCCGCTACGTCGTTCAGGCGAAGATCAAGTTCACCCATCCATTCTACCGCTTCTGGTACACGTTCGTCGAGCCTCATGCAGCGGAGATCGAACAGGGTGAATTCGACCTCTTTTTCGAGTCACTCGAAATATCTTTCGACCGTTATGTCAGTTTTACCTTCGAAGAACTTTCCAATGCACTCATTAAACAAACCTTCGAGAAGATGGATCCTGTGTCCGAAAAGGGGACTTATTGGGACCGACACAACGAGTTCGACCTGCTTGCGAAAACCGAAGCCAACCGCATGATTATCGGTGAGTGCAAATGGAAAGGGCACAAAATATGCAAAAGCCTCGTCAGCAAACTCAAATCAAAATGTGAAAAATCGGGCCTGGCACCCGACTACTTCGCACTCTTTTCCAAAAGCGGTTTCAGCAAGGAGCTCAAAAGCTCCAACGATCCCTCGCTTTTGTGTTTCGATCTCAGTGATTTCGAAAGACTCCTGGCATGA
- a CDS encoding CYTH and CHAD domain-containing protein yields the protein MKHYEIERRFLLYPCSMKRFLKKEGFHWKSIRIRQFYLVSDGNEMVRYRQYGERYIKTVKHGSGMVRKEFETEISKDEFEKAERQNRCGVIEKTRRIVEFEGRVFEVDSFKKRLKGLNLLEVEFEDESEANAFRLPDPFGKIVVDEVTEKRAFSNGALSRSMQIPSIETPLPSLLAQIERREDFLKASTTISFGPYESGAHAVKTVFYTLLKTVEANRDAILAGDSDPERLHQLRVAMRKLRALLSQMKPLFNPIWCDERRQKLATLMRKTSMRRDIDVYLEAIPNYKAMLPKHLRKGLDALERYLVESAEESGRELVDFLQSPDFNGEIDTLFDFCRHDDDGALTVRSRGPVIIELKRVLFKRYRRILKKGHALDDSSPAQAYHLLRIDVKKLRYMMEFFASVFDHDAYVTMLKRLKSIQSVLGEHQDLEVQRQHLKALGRLPQLHNDKTIAALEALRKEMARLEERKRHEFREVFKAFAHTEELFQRMICKF from the coding sequence ATGAAACATTATGAGATCGAACGAAGATTTTTGCTTTACCCCTGCTCCATGAAAAGATTTCTCAAGAAAGAGGGATTTCACTGGAAGTCGATCAGGATCAGACAGTTTTATCTTGTGTCCGATGGGAACGAAATGGTGCGCTACCGTCAATATGGAGAGCGTTATATCAAAACTGTCAAACACGGATCCGGGATGGTCAGGAAAGAGTTCGAAACAGAGATTTCCAAAGATGAATTTGAAAAAGCGGAGCGTCAGAACCGTTGCGGCGTCATCGAAAAGACCCGGCGGATTGTCGAGTTCGAAGGAAGAGTTTTCGAGGTCGACAGTTTCAAAAAGAGATTGAAGGGGTTGAACCTGCTTGAAGTGGAATTCGAAGATGAATCGGAAGCGAACGCATTCCGACTGCCCGACCCTTTTGGAAAAATCGTGGTCGATGAAGTGACTGAAAAGAGAGCCTTTTCCAATGGGGCGCTGTCGCGTTCGATGCAAATTCCTTCCATCGAGACCCCTTTGCCTTCGCTGTTGGCACAGATCGAGCGTAGGGAAGATTTCCTGAAAGCTTCCACCACCATATCGTTCGGGCCCTACGAGAGCGGTGCCCATGCCGTAAAAACGGTGTTTTATACACTTTTAAAAACGGTGGAAGCCAACCGGGATGCCATTCTCGCGGGAGATAGTGATCCCGAGAGGCTGCATCAGCTGCGTGTCGCGATGCGCAAACTCAGAGCCCTTTTGTCGCAGATGAAACCGCTTTTCAATCCGATATGGTGCGACGAGCGGAGGCAGAAACTCGCTACGCTTATGCGTAAAACTTCCATGCGGCGTGACATCGATGTCTATCTCGAAGCGATCCCCAATTACAAAGCGATGCTCCCAAAACATCTGCGTAAAGGTCTGGATGCATTGGAACGCTATCTTGTCGAGAGTGCGGAAGAGAGCGGACGTGAACTTGTCGATTTTTTGCAGAGCCCCGATTTCAACGGGGAGATCGATACGCTTTTCGATTTTTGCCGTCATGATGATGATGGAGCGCTTACCGTCCGCAGCAGAGGTCCCGTTATCATCGAACTCAAACGGGTATTGTTCAAACGCTATAGACGTATTTTGAAAAAAGGGCATGCCCTTGACGATTCATCGCCTGCACAGGCCTACCATCTTCTGCGTATCGACGTGAAGAAACTTCGCTATATGATGGAGTTCTTCGCGTCGGTTTTCGACCATGATGCCTATGTGACGATGCTCAAACGTCTCAAGAGCATCCAGTCCGTTTTGGGAGAGCACCAGGATCTGGAAGTGCAGCGCCAGCATCTCAAAGCATTGGGCAGGCTGCCGCAGCTGCATAACGACAAAACGATTGCCGCTCTCGAAGCGTTGCGCAAAGAGATGGCACGGCTCGAAGAACGAAAACGCCATGAGTTCAGAGAAGTGTTCAAGGCGTTCGCCCACACTGAAGAGCTTTTTCAGAGAATGATTTGCAAATTTTAA
- the pta gene encoding phosphate acetyltransferase, translated as MHTRSLYVISKEPHAGSLFVSMGLMEILKRQFKRVAFFKPIVAAEEKEEDIETVLTLFGMDQRSEEAQGISTSEAEVFLARGEEAKLYETLISRFESLHDRYDFVLCLGFFDPHLIEVVDFDLNLRIAKNFSSPVAGVVSARGKSLEAAQEDILLWERVLKEEGLKPFAFFINHVQQTLACDMDIVKPFKGVPCFPIPYEEEIDKPTVLDLLEVTGGEILDMKDERRLEQTINKSLIAAMRPEHFLRYFEEGDLVIVPSDRSDILLAVLAANQAKGFPSASAVVIGGEMDPAENILQLLASDEMFRIVLIKVPLDTMQIAMQAQKMVARITPKHRRKTALALGHFAKYVDTELIEKSLAKSELDIVTPAMFLHRIFARAARKKERIVLPESMDDRVLRAAEIIFRRNLAEIVILGEKASILDRAGILGIDLEGIEFVDPLESGYLERFAQKFYELREAKGITLDEAKDTMKNWTYFATMMVYEGMVDAMVSGATHTTRETVLPALQIIKTKPGIDIVSSIFFMCLDTRVLVYGDCAIVPDPTPSELAQIAIESAETAKAFGIEPIVAMLSYSTGESGVGEDVEKVREATKIAQSLRPDLLIEGPMQYDAAIDPEVGRRKMPGSRVAGRATVFIFPDLNTGNNTYKAVQRATGAIAIGPVLQGLRKPVNDLSRGCSVEDIVSTVAITAIQAQKS; from the coding sequence ATGCATACCCGTTCACTCTATGTTATTTCCAAAGAGCCGCATGCCGGAAGTCTTTTTGTTTCGATGGGGCTGATGGAGATTCTAAAGCGCCAGTTCAAGCGGGTCGCCTTTTTCAAGCCGATCGTTGCAGCGGAAGAAAAAGAGGAAGATATCGAAACGGTTCTCACGCTTTTCGGTATGGACCAACGCTCCGAAGAAGCCCAGGGCATAAGTACGAGCGAGGCCGAAGTTTTTTTGGCGAGGGGTGAAGAGGCAAAGCTTTATGAAACCCTCATTTCCCGTTTCGAGTCCCTCCATGATCGTTACGACTTCGTTCTGTGTCTTGGATTTTTCGATCCGCATCTCATCGAGGTGGTGGATTTCGATCTGAATCTTCGCATTGCCAAAAACTTCTCCTCTCCTGTCGCCGGCGTCGTGAGTGCCCGGGGCAAATCGCTGGAGGCGGCGCAGGAGGATATCCTGCTGTGGGAGCGGGTTTTGAAAGAGGAGGGGCTCAAACCTTTCGCCTTTTTTATCAACCATGTCCAACAGACACTGGCATGTGATATGGATATCGTGAAGCCTTTCAAAGGGGTTCCATGTTTTCCGATTCCCTATGAAGAGGAGATCGACAAACCGACGGTTCTGGACCTGCTGGAGGTGACGGGTGGCGAGATCTTGGATATGAAAGATGAGCGGCGATTGGAACAGACGATCAACAAATCGCTGATCGCGGCGATGCGCCCGGAACATTTTCTTCGCTATTTCGAAGAGGGCGACCTGGTGATCGTACCCTCGGACCGTTCGGACATCCTTCTCGCGGTTCTCGCGGCCAATCAGGCCAAGGGATTTCCGAGTGCTTCGGCTGTCGTCATAGGCGGAGAGATGGATCCGGCAGAGAACATTTTGCAGCTGCTGGCATCGGATGAGATGTTTCGCATCGTGCTTATAAAGGTACCGCTCGATACGATGCAGATAGCGATGCAGGCACAAAAGATGGTGGCGCGTATCACGCCGAAACATCGCAGGAAAACCGCTCTCGCGCTAGGCCATTTCGCCAAATATGTCGATACGGAGCTGATCGAGAAATCACTTGCTAAGAGCGAACTCGATATTGTGACGCCTGCGATGTTCTTGCATCGTATCTTTGCACGGGCTGCACGTAAAAAGGAGCGAATCGTTCTGCCCGAGAGTATGGATGACAGGGTTCTCAGGGCCGCGGAAATTATTTTTCGCCGCAATCTCGCCGAAATTGTCATACTGGGTGAGAAAGCTTCGATTCTCGATCGCGCGGGGATTCTGGGAATCGACCTGGAAGGAATCGAGTTTGTCGATCCGCTCGAGAGCGGCTACCTCGAGAGATTCGCACAGAAGTTTTATGAACTGCGCGAAGCCAAAGGGATCACGCTGGACGAAGCGAAGGATACGATGAAGAACTGGACCTATTTCGCGACGATGATGGTCTATGAGGGGATGGTTGACGCAATGGTCTCGGGTGCGACGCACACGACGCGCGAAACGGTGCTGCCTGCGCTTCAGATTATCAAGACAAAACCCGGTATCGATATTGTTTCGAGCATCTTTTTCATGTGCCTGGATACACGGGTGTTGGTCTATGGTGACTGTGCTATCGTCCCGGACCCCACTCCCTCGGAACTCGCCCAGATCGCGATCGAGTCGGCTGAAACGGCCAAAGCGTTCGGAATCGAGCCGATTGTGGCGATGCTCTCCTACTCCACCGGCGAAAGCGGTGTTGGCGAAGATGTCGAAAAGGTGCGCGAAGCGACAAAGATCGCCCAGTCGTTGCGTCCGGATCTTTTGATCGAAGGACCGATGCAGTACGATGCGGCGATCGATCCGGAGGTCGGTCGGCGCAAGATGCCGGGCAGCAGAGTGGCAGGCCGTGCCACTGTCTTCATTTTTCCCGATCTCAATACGGGCAACAACACCTACAAAGCGGTACAGCGTGCGACAGGAGCCATCGCGATCGGGCCTGTTTTGCAGGGGCTGCGGAAACCGGTCAACGACCTGAGCCGCGGCTGCAGCGTCGAAGATATCGTAAGCACCGTCGCCATTACAGCGATCCAGGCACAAAAATCATGA
- a CDS encoding acetate/propionate family kinase: MKILVLNAGSSSLKYALYENLGKRVEGNIEHIGEPNGPKDHRTALFEIERELAGHGEIRAFDELDAVGHRVVHGGEKFVEPVQIDERVVEAIRALIPLAPLHNPANLQGIELMRKLIPDIPQVAVFDTAFHQSMEEEAYLYAIPLALYEKYGIRRYGFHGTSHAYVAKEAAKYLKRAPETLNLITLHLGNGASACAVQRGRSVDTSMGFTPLEGLVMGTRSGDIDPEIPIFMQKEGMDADRLLNKESGLKGLCGHNDVRTIEKMAKAGDKTSRTALKIFSRRIKKYIGAYTALLGNVDAVVFTGGIGEHSAMVRRMVCEGLEPLGICLDDTKNRKNVNIVSTEGSGVKILVIPTDEALEIARQTETVLSVHKL; the protein is encoded by the coding sequence ATGAAGATTCTGGTTCTAAACGCCGGCAGTTCTTCACTCAAATATGCCCTCTATGAGAACCTGGGAAAGAGGGTCGAAGGGAATATCGAGCATATCGGTGAACCAAACGGCCCCAAAGACCATCGTACCGCACTCTTTGAAATTGAAAGAGAACTGGCGGGGCATGGTGAAATCCGTGCGTTCGATGAGCTCGATGCTGTCGGCCATCGTGTGGTCCACGGCGGTGAAAAGTTTGTCGAACCCGTACAGATAGACGAGCGCGTCGTCGAAGCGATCCGGGCACTGATTCCGCTGGCACCGCTTCATAATCCGGCCAATCTTCAGGGTATAGAACTGATGCGAAAGCTGATACCCGACATCCCGCAGGTAGCGGTGTTCGATACGGCGTTTCATCAAAGTATGGAAGAGGAAGCCTATCTTTACGCCATTCCTTTGGCACTCTATGAAAAATATGGAATACGGCGCTACGGATTTCACGGTACCTCTCATGCGTATGTGGCGAAAGAGGCGGCGAAGTATTTGAAAAGAGCGCCTGAAACTCTCAATCTTATCACGCTTCATCTGGGCAACGGTGCGAGTGCCTGCGCTGTCCAACGGGGGCGTAGTGTCGATACCTCGATGGGGTTTACCCCGCTGGAAGGGCTTGTGATGGGAACGCGCAGTGGCGATATCGACCCGGAAATTCCGATTTTCATGCAAAAAGAGGGGATGGATGCGGACAGGCTGCTCAACAAGGAGAGCGGTCTGAAAGGCTTATGCGGACACAATGATGTACGCACCATAGAGAAGATGGCGAAAGCAGGCGACAAAACGTCCCGGACGGCATTGAAAATTTTTTCCCGAAGGATAAAAAAATATATCGGGGCCTATACCGCTTTGCTCGGGAATGTCGATGCGGTTGTTTTTACGGGAGGGATAGGCGAACACAGTGCCATGGTCCGCCGAATGGTTTGCGAAGGATTGGAGCCTCTGGGAATTTGTCTCGACGATACAAAAAACCGAAAAAATGTGAATATCGTCTCGACGGAGGGAAGCGGTGTGAAGATACTCGTCATTCCAACGGACGAAGCGCTCGAAATCGCCCGTCAAACCGAAACAGTTTTAAGCGTTCATAAGTTATAA
- the gap gene encoding type I glyceraldehyde-3-phosphate dehydrogenase, with product MAVKVAVNGTGRIGLCVIKIVMERDDMELVALNTTAKPEMLEYLLKYDTVHKGIDAKVIDDETIEIAGKPVKMFSERDITKLDFGSVGADVVAECTGVFLTTETAQNHLKGSVKKVVLSAPAKDDTPTFVMNINTDTYAGQSIVSNASCTTNALAPVCKVLDDAFGIENGLMTTVHSYTNDQNLLDVKHKKDFRRARAAAMNMIPTSTGAAKAIGLVMPHLKGNLNGFAMRVPTADVSVVDLTVNLKKGVSVESVNEAFAEAAEKSFKGLIEIDNDKRVSSDFIGSSYSCTYVPDLTRVVGENTVKVIAWYDNEWGYSCRLVDMMHFVSTH from the coding sequence ATGGCAGTCAAAGTAGCGGTAAACGGAACGGGACGAATCGGCCTCTGCGTCATCAAGATAGTGATGGAGCGTGACGATATGGAGCTGGTCGCTCTCAATACGACGGCAAAACCGGAGATGCTGGAGTATCTTCTGAAATACGACACCGTACACAAAGGGATCGACGCGAAAGTGATCGATGACGAGACGATCGAGATTGCGGGCAAGCCGGTAAAAATGTTCAGCGAACGGGACATCACCAAACTCGATTTCGGTTCGGTCGGGGCCGATGTGGTCGCCGAGTGTACCGGAGTGTTCCTGACAACGGAAACGGCGCAGAACCATCTGAAAGGGAGTGTCAAAAAGGTTGTTCTCAGTGCACCGGCCAAAGACGATACACCCACTTTTGTCATGAACATCAACACCGATACCTACGCCGGTCAGTCTATCGTCTCCAATGCCAGCTGCACGACCAATGCACTCGCCCCCGTCTGCAAGGTGCTAGACGATGCATTCGGTATCGAAAACGGCTTGATGACGACGGTCCACTCCTATACGAACGACCAGAACCTTCTGGATGTGAAACATAAAAAAGATTTCCGCCGTGCCCGTGCCGCGGCGATGAATATGATTCCGACATCCACCGGCGCCGCCAAAGCGATCGGTCTTGTCATGCCACACCTCAAAGGCAACCTGAACGGCTTCGCGATGCGTGTACCCACTGCGGATGTCTCTGTCGTCGACTTGACCGTGAACCTGAAAAAAGGGGTGAGTGTCGAGAGTGTCAATGAAGCGTTTGCAGAGGCGGCGGAGAAGAGCTTCAAGGGGCTCATCGAGATCGACAACGACAAGCGCGTTTCGAGTGACTTTATCGGTTCGTCCTACAGCTGTACATACGTTCCGGACCTGACCCGTGTCGTCGGTGAAAACACCGTCAAAGTGATCGCCTGGTACGACAACGAATGGGGCTACAGCTGCCGCCTCGTCGATATGATGCATTTCGTCTCGACACACTGA
- a CDS encoding PAS domain-containing protein, with amino-acid sequence MDITFDMFIETEVPEDEVIISRTDLQGVITYVNETFAKISGYSAEELIGKPHNILRHPDMPRSVFKDLWETIRKGENWSGYVKNMRKDRGYYWVFAEISGVYKNGELVEYKSIRSPVPKEKRIEMQDIYDDMRWADGENVRMVTYLPFETFEKLERAADEKKMSVEAYIDSLL; translated from the coding sequence ATGGATATCACATTCGATATGTTCATCGAGACGGAAGTTCCTGAAGATGAGGTCATCATTTCCCGAACCGATCTGCAAGGTGTTATCACCTACGTTAATGAAACTTTCGCAAAAATCTCCGGTTACAGTGCCGAGGAGCTGATTGGAAAGCCGCATAATATTCTTCGCCATCCCGATATGCCCAGATCGGTCTTCAAAGATCTGTGGGAGACGATTCGAAAAGGTGAAAACTGGAGCGGATATGTCAAAAATATGCGCAAAGACCGTGGGTACTACTGGGTCTTCGCCGAGATTTCCGGCGTGTATAAAAACGGAGAACTGGTCGAATACAAGTCGATCCGCTCCCCTGTTCCCAAAGAGAAACGCATCGAAATGCAGGATATTTACGACGATATGCGCTGGGCGGATGGCGAGAATGTACGGATGGTGACCTATCTGCCGTTTGAGACCTTCGAAAAGCTCGAGCGCGCCGCCGATGAGAAGAAGATGAGTGTCGAAGCGTACATCGATTCACTTCTTTGA
- a CDS encoding HdeD family acid-resistance protein: MWKIWLEMDEETRQKVAKNAKVAGIVMMLLGLIGILFPGLMSLATIFFVGWLLLLGGMMSGYFTWMTDKNDWLGWLKAFILVATALFIIVKPLPGIAAVGLLLAIYFLFDAFGNTALAFTMKPAKGWWLWLVNGVFSLILSFIFLVGWPFSSLYLVGLFVGISLFIDGIVLMTLGNYLKSGKE; encoded by the coding sequence ATGTGGAAAATATGGCTTGAGATGGATGAGGAGACACGACAGAAGGTCGCCAAAAATGCGAAGGTTGCGGGCATTGTCATGATGCTTTTGGGCCTGATAGGGATTCTTTTTCCCGGGTTGATGTCACTCGCGACGATCTTTTTTGTCGGTTGGTTGCTGCTTCTTGGCGGTATGATGTCCGGCTATTTTACCTGGATGACCGACAAGAACGACTGGCTTGGATGGCTCAAAGCGTTCATTCTCGTTGCGACCGCACTTTTTATCATCGTCAAACCATTGCCGGGCATTGCTGCTGTCGGCCTTCTGCTCGCGATCTATTTTCTCTTCGATGCGTTTGGGAACACGGCACTCGCATTTACGATGAAACCGGCGAAAGGATGGTGGCTTTGGCTGGTCAATGGCGTTTTCTCGTTGATCCTCTCTTTCATCTTTCTTGTCGGCTGGCCGTTCAGCTCTCTCTATCTGGTGGGACTGTTTGTCGGAATCAGCCTTTTTATCGATGGTATCGTCCTTATGACGCTCGGTAATTATCTCAAATCCGGTAAAGAGTGA
- the glgP gene encoding alpha-glucan family phosphorylase has translation MMQNDPSANIVIPELPDEVKGIGEIALNLWWTWNPRGKNLFKLLNRYLWKESEQNPIKLLRSLSESQIRALSSNESFMREYRYVYALFNQYMQDKTLYSIEEPLPVVYFCAEYGLHHSVPIYSGGLGFLAGDILKESSDMGLPMVGIGFMYPQGYVRQVIGSDGWQNGANESIDKDTAPIERVLDENGEHLTIQVPFIDPPVYTAVWKINVGRVTLYLLDTDIEQNDPWDRQISSHLYAPDINQRLRHQIVLGIGGYRVLEELGIEYSILHLNEGHPAFALFERVRAFIENEGMTLDDAIERVKKSSVFTTHTPLQAATDVYSFDLMSHYFSGYWKRLGMEKEEFMRFGMNPDKPQAGFNMTVFGLNMCEYRNAVSKKHCDVTRKIWRNLFESEERAAEAIDYVTNGVHLSTWLGDELTDELDKTLGENWLNMQDVSDIWLRIDELDERKIWDLHYTYKVRMVNFIRERVRRKWSDEGIDPLVAMAEGVMLDPDVLTIGFARRMTAYKRPDLILHDLDRLEKIINNFSRPVQIVFAGKAHPADNPGKKILQRIFKTAQDPRFRGRIAFVEDYGENVAKYLVRGCDVWLNNPLIPMEACGTSGMKASINGTLHCSTLDGWWPEGFSGQNGWAFGGDVSSDDSDAAALYDTIEEKIVPLFYILDENNLPIGWIRMMKEAMKSVAPNFSARRMMKDYLSKFYLPISKRCLSWDD, from the coding sequence ATGATGCAAAACGATCCATCGGCAAATATCGTCATTCCGGAGCTTCCAGATGAAGTGAAAGGGATCGGTGAGATCGCTTTGAATCTATGGTGGACGTGGAATCCGAGAGGAAAGAATCTTTTCAAACTCTTGAATCGTTATTTATGGAAAGAGAGCGAGCAGAATCCGATCAAACTGCTCAGATCCCTTTCCGAGTCACAGATACGCGCGCTCTCCTCGAACGAAAGCTTCATGCGCGAATACCGTTATGTCTACGCGCTTTTCAATCAGTATATGCAGGACAAGACACTCTATTCGATAGAGGAGCCGTTACCCGTCGTCTACTTCTGCGCCGAATACGGCCTGCACCATTCGGTTCCCATCTATTCCGGAGGTCTCGGGTTTCTTGCCGGTGACATTCTGAAAGAGTCGAGTGACATGGGACTGCCGATGGTTGGCATCGGGTTCATGTATCCCCAGGGTTACGTGCGGCAGGTCATCGGTAGTGATGGATGGCAGAACGGTGCCAACGAATCGATCGACAAAGATACCGCGCCGATCGAGCGGGTACTCGACGAGAACGGGGAGCATTTGACGATCCAGGTCCCCTTCATCGATCCGCCCGTCTATACGGCGGTGTGGAAGATCAATGTGGGGCGTGTCACACTCTATCTGCTCGATACCGATATCGAACAGAATGACCCATGGGATCGGCAGATCTCTTCGCATCTCTACGCTCCCGATATCAATCAGCGCCTGAGACATCAGATTGTGCTTGGAATCGGCGGTTACAGAGTGCTCGAGGAGCTCGGTATCGAATACTCCATTTTGCATCTGAACGAAGGTCATCCGGCTTTCGCTCTTTTCGAACGGGTTCGGGCGTTTATCGAGAATGAAGGGATGACACTGGACGATGCGATCGAACGGGTAAAGAAAAGTTCTGTTTTTACGACCCATACACCGCTTCAGGCTGCCACCGATGTATACAGTTTCGATCTTATGAGCCACTATTTCAGCGGTTACTGGAAACGCCTGGGAATGGAAAAGGAGGAGTTCATGCGTTTTGGGATGAATCCGGACAAGCCACAGGCGGGATTCAATATGACGGTTTTCGGACTCAATATGTGCGAATATCGCAATGCCGTCAGCAAGAAACACTGCGATGTCACCCGCAAGATTTGGCGGAACCTTTTCGAGAGTGAAGAGCGTGCGGCCGAGGCGATCGACTATGTGACCAATGGTGTCCATTTATCTACCTGGCTGGGAGATGAGCTGACCGACGAACTGGATAAAACACTCGGCGAGAACTGGCTCAACATGCAGGATGTTTCCGATATCTGGCTTCGAATCGACGAGTTGGATGAGAGGAAAATCTGGGACCTTCACTATACGTACAAGGTACGAATGGTCAACTTCATTCGTGAGCGGGTGCGCAGGAAGTGGTCGGACGAGGGAATCGATCCCCTCGTCGCGATGGCGGAAGGGGTGATGCTCGATCCCGATGTGTTGACGATAGGCTTCGCGAGGCGGATGACGGCGTATAAACGGCCAGACCTGATACTTCATGACCTCGATCGGCTCGAGAAGATTATCAACAACTTTTCACGTCCCGTGCAGATTGTCTTTGCCGGTAAAGCGCATCCGGCCGACAACCCCGGGAAGAAGATTTTGCAGCGTATCTTCAAAACGGCACAGGATCCGCGTTTTCGGGGGCGCATCGCCTTCGTGGAGGATTATGGGGAGAATGTGGCGAAATATTTGGTACGCGGATGCGATGTCTGGCTCAACAATCCGCTCATCCCGATGGAGGCGTGCGGTACGAGCGGAATGAAAGCGAGTATCAACGGCACATTGCACTGCTCGACACTCGACGGATGGTGGCCCGAAGGATTTAGCGGCCAAAACGGTTGGGCCTTCGGCGGCGACGTTTCGAGCGACGATTCGGATGCCGCGGCGCTTTACGATACGATAGAAGAGAAGATCGTTCCGCTTTTTTACATACTCGACGAGAATAATCTTCCCATTGGATGGATTAGGATGATGAAAGAGGCGATGAAGAGTGTCGCGCCGAATTTCAGCGCAAGGCGTATGATGAAGGATTATCTGTCGAAGTTTTACCTGCCGATTTCAAAAAGGTGTCTATCATGGGACGACTGA
- a CDS encoding 2,3-bisphosphoglycerate-dependent phosphoglycerate mutase: protein MGRLILLRHGQSLYNKENLFTGWTDVDLSEEGIEEAKRAGEILLKHDLLPDICFTSWLKRAIHTAQLALKEMEWEQIDCIKSWKLNERHYGAWQCHNKDAIRKEVGDEMFMAVRRGYDTSPPPLQDGDPRLAENDPKYRKLDPSSLPRGESLKATRKRVLNYFAEAIAPELARGKDLLVSAHGNSLRALVMAIEHLTPAEIVEVEIPTGEPIVYVFDETLHLLRKERPARFSKD from the coding sequence ATGGGACGACTGATTCTTCTGCGTCACGGCCAGAGCCTCTACAACAAAGAGAATCTCTTTACCGGCTGGACCGACGTCGATTTGAGCGAAGAGGGGATCGAAGAGGCGAAACGTGCAGGAGAGATCTTGCTGAAACACGATCTGCTCCCCGACATCTGCTTCACATCATGGCTCAAACGTGCGATTCACACGGCACAGTTGGCACTGAAAGAGATGGAGTGGGAGCAGATCGACTGCATCAAGAGTTGGAAGCTCAACGAACGTCACTACGGTGCATGGCAGTGCCACAACAAAGATGCGATAAGAAAAGAGGTGGGAGATGAGATGTTCATGGCGGTTCGAAGAGGTTACGACACCTCTCCGCCTCCGCTGCAAGACGGCGATCCGCGTCTCGCTGAAAACGATCCGAAGTACCGAAAACTCGATCCTTCGTCACTACCACGCGGCGAATCGCTCAAAGCGACGCGTAAAAGAGTGCTAAACTACTTCGCAGAAGCGATTGCGCCGGAGCTTGCACGCGGGAAGGATCTCCTCGTCAGTGCACACGGAAACTCGTTGCGTGCATTGGTGATGGCGATCGAGCATCTGACACCGGCGGAGATCGTCGAAGTGGAGATACCGACCGGCGAACCGATCGTCTATGTTTTCGACGAGACACTCCACCTTTTAAGGAAAGAGCGGCCGGCCAGATTTTCAAAGGATTAG